Sequence from the Paenibacillus tundrae genome:
CTATTTTGACCTGTTGAAGCAAGGTGGATACACCGTGATGGATTGGAATGTGGACAGTGGAGATTCGAAGCGTAAAGGTGTACCTGCGAGCGAAATCCTGCGTAATGCTACTAAGGTGCCTGCTGGAACTAGCTCAGTTATTGTATTAATGCATGATGGAGGAGCGCACGCCGAAACGGTAAAAGCACTGCCGGAAATTATCCGGTATTATCAGGATCAAAACTATCAATTCGATACGATCAAGGCTTCTGATCAGCCTGTCCAATTCCGTGTAAAGTCCGATGGGGCATATGCTTCTCGTAAGGCGCCCGGCAAAGCTTGGATTGCTGAGCATGTGGAACCCAATTCTGCCTTGTGGCTCGCAGGTAAGGAACTAAAGGTTGAAATAGGGATGGCTGCAGCGACCTTGCAATCAGGAGAATTTCGAATAGAGGAGCAGCAGATCATGGTGCCTTTGCGAAGCTTCATGAAGAAGTTCGGCAGTAATGCACGTTGGGATGCAGAAACAAGAACGGCTACAGTAGTCTGGAAAGACCGAACAATCTACGCAAGCAGTATCAGTGGAGAATTAACTTCAGGACGATTAGGTCAAACGGGCGAAACCGTGAAGGGGAAGGTGCGAAGTCAGGGCGGTACAACTTGGGTTCCGCTTCGAGATCTGTTAGAGCAGATGGGGCTGAGCATCCAATCCATGAAATCTAATAAATTGGAATGGACAGTGAAGGCGAACATTCCTGTAGCTGCTATAAGCAGGGGAAATCTTACAATCTACGTCTAATCTCTCTACTTCCGGGCAACACTGAAATCATAGATTACTATGACTAAGAAATGCCGATGAATGGAAGGAGAACGAGTGATATGACGTATATCCGGATAGAACATGAGCATGCGGTGGAGTTATTAAATAGAGTAATTAAACGAGTCGAGACTGCCATTATCGGTAAGAATCGAGAGATTCAGTATGTGCTTACGGCAATGCTCGGTGGTGGACATACACTTCTGGAGGATGTACCGGGCACAGGTAAAACGATGTTAGTTCGTGCTATGGCTTCTGCGCTGGACTGTTCCATGGGACGCATTCAATTTACTTCGGATGTCATGCCAGCAGATGTAATGGGTACCTCAATATATCATCCACCTACAGGGGAATTTACATTTCGTCCAGGTCCGGTGATGTCTAATTTCGTATTGGCCGATGAGATTAATCGCGCTTCGCCCCGAACCCAATCTGCTCTCTTGGAAGCGATGGAGGAACGCCGGGTGACGGTTGATGGCACAACCTATGCGTTACCGCGTCCTTTCTTTTTATTGGCGACGCAGAATCCATTGCAGTTTGAGGGCACCTACCGTTTACCCGAAGCACAACTAGACCGCTTCATGATTAAGATTGGACTCGGGTATCCTGAGCCTGAACAAGAAGTAGAGCTGTTAACGCGTATGCAAAATAGAGAATCTAGTTTGGCAAGTCCACCGGTCATGCTTGCGGAAGAGGTGGTAGCCATGCAGCGGGAGGTTAGACAGGTACATGTTGATGCGGTCATTAAGCAATACCTGGTTTCCGTCGCTGTAGCGACACGCAGCCACTCATCCGTGAGACTTGGGGTTAGCCCTCGGGGCACGCTTGCTTGGATGGTTGCCACACAGGCCTTTGCCTACCTTCGAGGACGCAGTTATGTGATCCCGGATGATGTCAAAGAGATGGCGATTCCTGTACTTTCTCATCGCATTCAGCTTAAGTCCCAGAATAGAACAGAGGGTTCATGGTCACAAGAGCAGGTGATTCATGAGGCTTTGTCTTCCGTTCCGATCCCAGTTCAGTTGTCGGCACAAGGAAGGGGACGGAGGCAATGAGCACATTTGCCGGCCGTCTAATCAATACAGCGCTCATCCTGGCTTTTGGCTCCCTCTTCGTGTGGTATGGAGGCAAATCGGCACTGTTTCTCTTCGTCATTACACTTCTGATTGGAGTT
This genomic interval carries:
- a CDS encoding polysaccharide deacetylase translates to MTQNMEAKISVEVDMSVNGAQKHTCRFPQWMTFLVRMVLTISLFSTCAGITDISYASGSNVPTPSEKNNQKKTVYLSFDDGPGLHTQEVLDILRKEEVPATFFVLGEQAQRNPELIRAIVEDGHALGNHTFNHNYKELYSDFKEFWKQIKQTEEVIHGITGLRPNLLRAPGGTYGHFDQSYFDLLKQGGYTVMDWNVDSGDSKRKGVPASEILRNATKVPAGTSSVIVLMHDGGAHAETVKALPEIIRYYQDQNYQFDTIKASDQPVQFRVKSDGAYASRKAPGKAWIAEHVEPNSALWLAGKELKVEIGMAAATLQSGEFRIEEQQIMVPLRSFMKKFGSNARWDAETRTATVVWKDRTIYASSISGELTSGRLGQTGETVKGKVRSQGGTTWVPLRDLLEQMGLSIQSMKSNKLEWTVKANIPVAAISRGNLTIYV
- a CDS encoding AAA family ATPase, with the translated sequence MTYIRIEHEHAVELLNRVIKRVETAIIGKNREIQYVLTAMLGGGHTLLEDVPGTGKTMLVRAMASALDCSMGRIQFTSDVMPADVMGTSIYHPPTGEFTFRPGPVMSNFVLADEINRASPRTQSALLEAMEERRVTVDGTTYALPRPFFLLATQNPLQFEGTYRLPEAQLDRFMIKIGLGYPEPEQEVELLTRMQNRESSLASPPVMLAEEVVAMQREVRQVHVDAVIKQYLVSVAVATRSHSSVRLGVSPRGTLAWMVATQAFAYLRGRSYVIPDDVKEMAIPVLSHRIQLKSQNRTEGSWSQEQVIHEALSSVPIPVQLSAQGRGRRQ